A single Epinephelus lanceolatus isolate andai-2023 chromosome 22, ASM4190304v1, whole genome shotgun sequence DNA region contains:
- the LOC144459928 gene encoding uncharacterized protein LOC144459928: protein LSPPDMAVNSSSSNDSLLPSNSTWDSYCLFIRPISFIFTGFNITRFLLLLPLCILVLYLGLQRWQRQRSTSTAAAMTHSDIFTYHMVAVELVGLLGCILSCCGVFWEHLDVFTVGYYLWAFTWYGEMFFHILTCVERYLAVVHPVTYLSLRGERGIRIRNISIGCVWLICVGATGLVTLEDIAILWDFCLLGFSLIIMSFCSLSVLCVLIRPGPGEQGGDTERVDESKRRAFYTIVAILGVLLLRCCGNMMWAALIALEKSDECAVMLGDIWFNVPSSLVLPLLFLHRAGKLLCCKTAPNEDKN, encoded by the coding sequence TTATCTCCTCCAGACATGGCAGTAAACTCTTCCTCCTCTAATGACTCCCTTCTTCCTTCTAACTCCACTTGGGACAGCTATTGCCTCTTCATCAGACCAATCTCTTTTATCTTCACTGGGTTCAACATCACAaggtttctcctcctcctccctctctgcattctcgtcctctacctgggTCTCCAACGATGGCAGCGACAGCGCTCcacctccacagcagcagcaatgactcactcAGACATCTTCACCTACCACATGGTCGCCGTGGAGCTGGTTGGTCTCTTAGGGTGCATCTTGAGCTGCTGTGGTGTCTTTTGGGAACATCTTGATGTATTTACTGTGGGGTACTATCTTTGGGCCTTCACCTGGTACGGGGAGATGTTCTTCCACATCCTGACCTGTGTGGAGCGCTACCTGGCTGTCGTTCATCCCGTCACCTACCTGAgcctgagaggagagagagggatcagaatcagaaatatcaGCATTGGGTGTGTGTGGCTGATTTGTGTTGGAGCAACAGGTCTGGTAACTTTAGAAGATATTGCTATATTGTGGGATTTCTGCCTCTTGGGTTTCTCCTTGATCATCATGTCCTTCTGCAGCCTCTCTGTTCTCTGCGTTCTGATTCGTCCAGGGCCAGGGGAACAGGGCGGGGACACGGAAAGAGTTGACGAGTCAAAGCGGAGAGCTTTTTACACCATCGTGGCCATACTGGGAGTGCTGCTGTTGAGGTGTTGTGGGAATATGATGTGGGCTGCTCTTATTGCGTTGGAGAAAAGTGATGAGTGTGCGGTAATGTTAGGTGACATCTGGTTTAATGTCCCCAGCAGTCTGGTGTTACCTCTGCTGTTTCTGCACAGAGCAGGAAAATTACTGTGTTGTAAGACAGCACCTAATGAGGATAAGAATTAG
- the LOC144459929 gene encoding uncharacterized protein LOC144459929 has product MAVNSSTSSSLINVSSIPVNNCSTPKDVLFVTFSITNILLVLPLCILVLYLGLQRWRRQHSTSTAGVTSHSDIFTYHVVAMELLGVFGCTLSCCAVYGDHDIIFIVGYYLWAFTWYGETFFHILTCVERYLAVVHPVTYLSLRGERGIRIRNISIGCVWLLCVGVIHFMAFTHSLVIDFCLLIVSLIIVSFCSLSVLHILKRPGPGEQGGDRERVDQSKRRAFYTIIAILGVLLLRCISSLVWTTKALRQSECATVTAEIWFNLPSSLVLPLLFLHRAGTLACCKSNI; this is encoded by the coding sequence ATGGCAgtaaactcctccacctcctcctccttaatCAATGTTAGCAGCATCCCTGTAAACAATTGCTCCACACCAAAGGATGTCTTGTTTGTCACATTCAGCATCACAAACATCCTCCTCgtcctccctctctgcatcCTTGTCCTCTACCTGGGTCTCCAACGATGGCGGCGACAGCACTCCACCTCTACAGCAGGAGTGACAAGTCACTCAGACATCTTCACCTACCATGTGGTTGCCATGGAGCTGCTTGGTGTCTTCGGGTGTACCCTCAGTTGCTGTGCTGTCTACGGGGACCATGACATTATATTCATTGTGGGGTACTATCTTTGGGCCTTCACCTGGTATGGAGAGACGTTTTTTCACATCCTGACCTGTGTGGAGCGCTACCTGGCTGTTGTTCATCCCGTCACCTACCTGAgcctgagaggagagagagggatcagaatcagaaatatcaGCATTGGGTGTGTGTGGCTGCTTTGTGTTGGAGTAATACATTTTATGGCTTTTACACACTCTCTAGTCATTGATTTCTGCCTCTTGATTGTCTCCTTGATCATCGTGTCCTTCTGCAGCCTTTCTGTTCTCCACATTCTGAAACGTCCAGGGCCAGGGGAACAGGGTGGGGACAGGGAAAGAGTTGACCAATCAAAGCGGAGAGCTTTCTACACCATCATAGCCATACTGGGAGTGCTGCTGTTGAGGTGCATTTCAAGTCTAGTATGGACCACTAAAGCGCTGAGGCAAAGTGAGTGTGCAACAGTTACAGCTGAAATCTGGTTCAATCTCCCCAGCAGTCTGGTGTTACCTCTGCTGTTTCTACACAGAGCAGGAACATTAGCTTGTTGTAAGAGCAACATCTAA